The following nucleotide sequence is from Deltaproteobacteria bacterium.
GATGTAATTTCGATAATTTTTTTGTATGTTTGCAAACCGTCGATGCCCGGATCCATGATCATATCGAGAAGTACGAGATCTGCCTTGTTGGCTTTTAAGTGTTCCACCGCCTCTTCACCGCTTGAGACAGATGTCACTTGATAATTCAGGTTATTCAGCATGGCTACCGCCAGCTCCCTTTGTGCCTGCACATCGTCCACCACGAGAAGTGTCTCCCTCCTGCCCATATATTCATTAACAGAGACAGGCGGCTGAACCTTGGGTAACTCCTTTCTCGTGACAGGGAAATAGAGGGAAAATGTTGTTCCTTTTCCCTCCTCACTCTGGACATCAATATATCCTCCATGATCTTTTACCGTTCCCCAGACTATCGCCAGTCCCAGGCCTGTCCCACTTCGCCCCATAACCTTCTTTGTGTAAAAAGGCTCAAATATCCTGCTGATATCCTGGGGGGAAATTCCTTTTCCCGTATCGGATACGGAAAGCACAACGTAATCCCCTTCCTCCATGGTATCATACCCCTTGATAGGAATATCTAAGTAACGGTTACATGTGGTAACAGTAATTACACCTCCATCGGGCATAGCCTCAGCGGCATTTGAGATAAGATTCATGATGCTCTTGCTCGAATGTAAAGGTGAACCTATAATATTTAAAAGATTCTCTTCACAGTCAGTTTTCACCTTGACCAGTTTGTGGAAGGACATCATTTTCTCAAATTCCGGCGTCTTGAGATATTCAGAAATGATATCATTCATATTAATAACCTCTGAAACGGCAACACCTCTTCTGGCCATGGTGAGCAGGTCCTGGATGATTGCGGCAGCTCTTAAGCTGGATTGCAAGATATGTGTTACGTGCCTTCTCAAGGGGTTTCCCTCAGGGATTTCTAAGAGAAGCAGTTCCGAGTAGCCCACAAGAACTCCCAGGACATTATTAAGATCATGAGCGACACCACCTGCTAAGGTGCCCATCGCTTCCATCTTCTGGGCACGAAGAAGCTGAGCCGCAAGTTTCTTCTGTTCAGTAATATCTATAAGAGATGCCAAACTTTTTTTCGTTCCCGGGATCAGGTCGATGTTGATAAATAAGTCCTTAATTTGTCCGTTTTTATGAATAATTTGGAACTCATATTGTTTCGGGGCAGCATTCGGGTTCGTTTTCCGAAGTGCTCGATACATATTCATCTTTTGTAAGTCATCTTTTACAACGAATTCCATCCAATTCTTTTTGTTTTCCACTTCCTCCTTTAAATATCCGGTTAGTTTTTCAAATTCCGTGTTTACAAGTGATAGGATGCCATCTTCTTCAATAATTACCATGGCCGTTCCCGTATTTTCAAAGATGGTACGATACTTTCTTTCCGATTCTTTCAATGCCTCTTCTCGTTCGAGCAACTCCATTGTTCTCTCAAGAATTTTTCCTTCCAGCATCTGATGGTAGGAGTCTTGAAATTTTTTGTTGTCTTCAAGATTTTCTGTCATGGAATTAAAAGCAACAGCCAGTTCACCCATTTCATCTGTTCTGTTCACAGAAACCCGGTGGGAAAAATTACCTGACGTAACTTCCCGGGTACCTTCCACTAACATCTGCAGCGGCTGTATTAACCGGTTTGATGCGATGATTAAGAAGAGTATACTTATAACGGTAATAACTGTTGTGAGGAACAGGGTGTTTTTGACAGATGAATAGATAAGTCCATTTGTCCTGTTCAGAGAAAAACCCACAGTGATTTCTCCGATTGACCGTTTCTCCGGAGTACCGGTTGATTCAGCAATTTGAAACAAATCTTCTTCAACAGGTGTCCAGACGGGAAAAGAAACGAACAGAAATCCGCTGCGCTCAGAAAAAACCGTCTGATCATTTCCCTTTTGAATGTGATGCACTGTAACATCACCTTCCCGCGGGACAATTTCTTTTTCTATACTTAACAGTTTTTTGCCTGTTGTGTCCTGGATGTCAATGAACGATACATCCTCATCGTTTATCATACCTGTAGCTAACTTTCTGATAGCTGGTATATCTTCCAGGAGAACAGGGTACTCACAATTATAAGCAAGATTCCTGACGAAAGAAGCAGCCCTGTTTTTTAACTCATTTTCGAACGCTTTTTTTTCGGTGATAATGAAATAGGAGGTAAAAATGGTGGCAATTACAACAATTATCATGATGCCGTACAGGATGATCTTTCCTTTTAGTCGTAAACGGATGAGCGGCATTCGATTTCTTAGTTTCATATAGGCCTTTTCTTCCCTTAGTAAATTTTATCAGCCGTTTTCAGAAAATAATCCGGAAGTGATATTTCCAAAGCTTTTGCGACCTTTTCATTAATAGCAATTCTTGTCTTTCTGGGTTCAGTCCTTTTTGGGGCCGGTATTTCGTCGTTGAGGATTTTTATAGCGATTAATGCTGCCTG
It contains:
- a CDS encoding PAS domain S-box protein, with translation MKLRNRMPLIRLRLKGKIILYGIMIIVVIATIFTSYFIITEKKAFENELKNRAASFVRNLAYNCEYPVLLEDIPAIRKLATGMINDEDVSFIDIQDTTGKKLLSIEKEIVPREGDVTVHHIQKGNDQTVFSERSGFLFVSFPVWTPVEEDLFQIAESTGTPEKRSIGEITVGFSLNRTNGLIYSSVKNTLFLTTVITVISILFLIIASNRLIQPLQMLVEGTREVTSGNFSHRVSVNRTDEMGELAVAFNSMTENLEDNKKFQDSYHQMLEGKILERTMELLEREEALKESERKYRTIFENTGTAMVIIEEDGILSLVNTEFEKLTGYLKEEVENKKNWMEFVVKDDLQKMNMYRALRKTNPNAAPKQYEFQIIHKNGQIKDLFINIDLIPGTKKSLASLIDITEQKKLAAQLLRAQKMEAMGTLAGGVAHDLNNVLGVLVGYSELLLLEIPEGNPLRRHVTHILQSSLRAAAIIQDLLTMARRGVAVSEVINMNDIISEYLKTPEFEKMMSFHKLVKVKTDCEENLLNIIGSPLHSSKSIMNLISNAAEAMPDGGVITVTTCNRYLDIPIKGYDTMEEGDYVVLSVSDTGKGISPQDISRIFEPFYTKKVMGRSGTGLGLAIVWGTVKDHGGYIDVQSEEGKGTTFSLYFPVTRKELPKVQPPVSVNEYMGRRETLLVVDDVQAQRELAVAMLNNLNYQVTSVSSGEEAVEHLKANKADLVLLDMIMDPGIDGLQTYKKIIEITSNQKAIIVSGFSETDRVKEAQKLGAGAYVRKPYIREKLGLAVRRELDK